In Periophthalmus magnuspinnatus isolate fPerMag1 chromosome 9, fPerMag1.2.pri, whole genome shotgun sequence, the sequence TAGAGGAAACTAAGTCTTGACTTCTTGCTAAACTCTGCTTTTTGGgagagaaataaaatataaattttcTGGATGTTTTCTACATCCCTCCCCCCCTTCCCAGACCAAGCCCACCACTGGAGTATCCAGGGGGCTAATTCAAGAATATGTATAACGGTACTCGCTACAATTGAGGACTATCCATTTAAGTAAACATTATGGTACTagaataaatgagtaaaaataaataaatttggccTGTCAGCATGTAAATAGCttaaaaaatagtaaataaaataaaataaaaacaaatacgtAAATACGTAAATATTCGTACCTTTTAAGAACAATTAAAATGGTGCAGAACAGTTGTGGTAAAAGAAACTtttgcaaatacaaataaaataaaggtgtcaGGCCTTATCTCTTAAACAgcagtcgtttttttttttttttttttcccccgttATGCTCAGCTCCCGGTCCTCAGCATGGTCCACTTCTTTCAGATGTCCTCAACGCTGTCGGCTGCAGATGCAATGCTTTGAATAAACTTCTCCGCTTCCCGTGGCTCGGTAAATACGTGTGTAGATCCCTTCACCTTTATCGTCAGCCTCGCTGGATAGTATATGCTGTACGGAACTCCTACCGCGCGTAATTTGGCTTTAACTTGGTTGAATGATGCTCGGAGTCGACTCACTTCTGGGGAGATGTCTGGAAAGATGTACAATGGGGCGCCGTTATATGAAAGTCCACCTTTCTCTCTGGAGAGTcgtaatattttttctttatcagCGTAGTAGTGCATACGGGCGAGTAGCGCACGGGGACGGCCATCCCGCCTGTTCTGCGGGGTACCGGTCCTGTGTGCGCGGTCAATGAGTGGAGGAGATTCAAAGTTATCTGCTCCCAGGACCTGCTGCAAGAGATGCGCCAGAAAGCGGCTGACATCACCACCCTCAGCGCCCTCCGTGACTCCCACAAACCGTAGATTTTGTCTGCGGCTCCGGTTCTCAAGGTCCAGGCATTTCTCCCACACTTTTTTGTACTCTTTCGAAAGTGTTTCGTATGATTTCTCCATTGCAGTCATCTTATCACTGTTGTCATTGAGTGATTTTTCCATCTCGCGCTGAGTATTTCgggtctctgtgtgtgtgtcgctcaGCGTCTGTATTTGTTGGGACAGTTCGGCTCTAAGCGCTGCTGTCTCGGCTTTGGATTCACGGCGGAGTTGGGCAATTTCTTTCTGAAGTTCCTTTTTCATATTCTCCACTTGTATTATCAAGTCAGCCGATATACCCTCACGGAGAGTTTTCAGTTCGCTTTGCAAGATTCGTACCGTGAGGGAGGAATCCTCCACCCTTTGCTCCGCCACCTGTGCAGTGTCCGCCATATTGCTAACCTCCACCGATATGCTAGCTGAGGGAGCCGACGTTGTCTGAATAGTCTTCTGCGTATATTTGCGAGTGCCTTTTTTTAGTAGTCATATCCCCGtcaacatagttaacatgttgTAGTGTTATTGAAGCTTCGTCTGGTCCGGGGGGGGATTTAATATCGATGAAAATAAAGCGGAGCTGCCACAGGCGTTCTGCTCACTCCATTAGGCGGAAGCGGAAGTCCCGGTCAAGTCCCATTCTTAATACATATAGTATAGGTTATCTATATCATctgaaacaagaaaatcaagggagggattacacagaccaaAACCATTGAATACAACAGGGGCACTGTAGACACACTCATTTATCACGGGTACAGACTTTGGACCAAACACTGTTGCACTGAACCTTTCACtccttaaataaaatgtttgtgtgttgagGAGATTCATTGTTGAGCTGAAGCGTCCTTTATTTCGCCCTGTCATTAGCTAAATAGCTAGCTAAGCTCTGCACAGTCACAGCAACAACAGAGAAACTACTTTTAGTTTCCATGTTGTCACATAAAGCTAATTtaatctaaaaagaaaaaaaatcatctgaAATCAAATTATGAATTTGTTGAAAGTTGATTGTTGtgcatttttcttgtatgaaaagcgctttataaataaaatttgttattgtgtgtGCTGTGCATTTGTACCAATCTTGGAGGGAAAGAGGGTCTCGTCATCCAGCTGGTCCTGCACCCAGGTCATCAGGTAGTCAATGTATTTGGGAGCCGAGCATTTGATGGGCTTTTTTATGTTGGTGCCGTCAGCCCAGTGGTACTCATATCTACAGGAAAAGAAAACAGTTCATTTACAATAGCTGATAATAGACCATGCATTGGCTGGTATGAAAAGTATTAGGGTAGCACCATTTTAGAAACATTTTAATTGCAGAATTCTGATTGTTCAGAATGCACATTTAatttgtaaacaactccagtaGTTCATGCTGCTTCTGCATTAACATTTGGCAGAAAAAGCATGAACTGCTTAACCAATAcaggaatcccatgcatttaacagcatgtttgtagagatctaaaAACTACATGGTTAGCagctttttttaataaaaaagacaGGATACCTTGTTGTTTACATTCGACTTTCTATTACTCAAATAATTGGTGTCTTACTTTACGCTTTTGATTAAaacaatttttatatatatatttcatcaCTTTCAAATATAGTTTGCTAAATTTCCAGTCAAAAACATGTGGAgacatataaatattttaaactatGAATACATTATTAACAGCCTCACTCTAATTTGGCTGATTGTGGGTATAGCCAATGCGCTGTCTTGCCCTAGataacagatatattgtgtaagcagctccATAATCTGGAAGTGATGTCATGTCcgggtccatcagctgattgaaaGATTAATGCAATTTTTAGCAACAACAAATCTCAAGTTAAATAGAGATTGGAGTCATTTAAAGCTAACAAGGTTATAGATATGGATCTATAACTataactgtgacagaaagtCTACAACGAAGGCTGAGGTCAGAAGCTAGACTAGGCTGAACTAGTGTTAGTGGTGACTGGCAGTTAGTGAGACATATACAGTAATCTTATGTAAATAGTGTAGTAATAATCTATCATAACATATTTGATatggtttgtgtttaaaggtaTGCTTTTGAAAGGCaattgtctcttgtttgatgtataaattcaaaaacaaagccaaaaatcagctgtgaagtttctgGTTGGATCTTGAAGTTCAAGcgacatcatcacttaacaacttcataaacttactgtagtgaataattaggatactcagaaTGTATAACGTAAgttaggaataactttggaccactgtaaaccataactagttctgtttttcatgttttaaagacagTGAAAtatatactgcacctttaatactgacaaaaaaacaGTGACGTGTCATTTAGAATTTGTCTGGTTAAAGAGGAAGTGAGTGTGGCCTGTTCCTCATGATTGCAGAGCTGGTGTCTTGCCGCAGAGCACAAAGGAAGCATGAATAGAGATTAGAACTAGCAGCAGCAGCCTGGAGAAGGAGCATGCAAGCTTTAATTCCTGTTTTCCTCATGTGATTTCTGATCATGCCCTGACCATCTGAAGACATCGTGTGCTCTATTTATAGAACACGCAGTAATTCCACATTTCTCTTGAGGCAACACACACAAGTCAGTCAAAAACAGTGGACACTCACCGATACTTTTAGaactttaaaaatactttaaaaaggaaccgtatgtaagatttagaattttaaatttcataaacatgacccaactgtgtccccagatatgagctAAGCATGTTCACATCAaatatagttatttttattaattacaaaaatattgttggccaagttgtttatgtggcattttggttctcaagacagtTTAGAAGAACAATGAGCCTCACAgtgctctctgatctgaatggttaCTAACATCTGCACTACTTAAACACTgcacctgcagtcaatcatgaatcagtgctagtacagcctctgcagctcagtgagtgaattgaggaggttctgagctttcataagaggcctgtccatatactgagaatgagaaaaacttgtatgtgtcctccaACTATAGGTTGctgcactggcaacacaggttccgTTGTAAATGTGATGTGTACTCCTTTTGTAACCCAAAAAGATCGCGGGCTTCGTACTGCTCCTTTAAATTCCCATATGGTGCTTTATTTTGCCTTTatacttttgtacatttttgtattggTATTTAAAGTCAAGAAACCCAAAAACAACGTACAGTTCAGAACAAACAAAGAATCAGCCAatgaaagttattaaaacagttTGGACTGGATATGGCTAACCTGCAAGCTGTTGCATTCCAAATTAGGAAGCATGGGTATGATTCGggtccattgactctggctcaattcactttctattgaaaaactgttgcccctcgttctgtaaccgctgctgtcaggctcgtcattttggtcttaaaatgttcatattatcccactctacatgatcctggtgttttcacAATGTTATCCGtaacttaagatatgaacattaataacataccAATAAGGTACgttttttccctgaggtcactctcgCTAGTGTTAACAATAggtttgacagcgttgctatgtgctcactccctgctaaaccagtggtgcggatgCGAAgcggcattaccttcaacagctccTTATTGGCTCAttcccttagttcacttctttatactgtctgTGGATCTAATATAAAACTTTCACAAAGAATATTTGAATTGATGGTCTGATGCCATCTGCTGGAAACAGTGGGGGAGTACAGTGGTTTTGAAATGTCAATTTAGCAGCACCTCTCCAGTCAACATGATGCTAACGAATAGACACTTTACTTAGCAGAATTTGGGACTATAAAATTCCTGAAATCCTGTGCGTACCTTGGTCCCGCAGACATGACAGAGCAGGTGGTCTCGGTGCAGAACTCAGTGATGGTGCCATACAGCATGTTGATCTGGTTGAAGAAATCCACAGCTGGAACACACAAGTACAAGTAATAAGCAATCAGTTTAATAATCAGTTTCAAAGGAACAGATgatgtaaatataatgtaaatgttataCAATCTGTTAAAGTTgctgtaccttatttttaccctctctaaaaacatgaaaaacagactacttcattttaaaaggtttgccttgggccaaagttattccttgcttactttatactttaggcagatgccaattttatttttttttaatgtatctttatttataccagggaacccaatgagagcacttgggctctttttcatggggaccctatttaaaatacaatacaagtagaaaaacaaaacaaaacaaagtataaaagtccatataaaaaattaaaacagaagCAGGCGTctgtataaaagtttgtaaccaaattattaaattgcgaatgtgtcaccaacgtatccagttttgcatttcattttcGTGAAGCAAAACTAAAAGcttctttcccgtctcagttttggtgcggctAGTTCTTAGCAGTGACtttacaagtgcttttcacaactctcagagaccagtgcggaGTGATGGTGAAGCTAATAGAACAGAACAGACATACTTAGAGctaaacagctgcttatacaatatctgtactggggcaagacaacgtttgctcaaatacatgagaaagAAAATCTGCTACGGGACCTTTAACTTGGGCAGTTCCATAATTCTTTTTTCATCACCTACATGATTCACTGATGAAATAGAAAGTGATTAGtggaataaaaacagctgtgcAAGGTAAGATCATGTTTGAGGATGGAGTCATTTTGTACCTGCATCCCATAACaaagttaatatttatttagatGTTATATCAATATTTATATGAGGAACGGTGTAATTGGTCTAACAATTATCCACACTACAACTCTGCCCCtctagttttttttctttcaaaatattTATTGATCAGTTTGCAATTGATAGATGGAGTAATAAAAGTGAGAGCAATGCCAGGGGtataaattacaatacaaatttacatagtaaaaataataccAGTTATATACAGTTTAACTGTCACCCAGAGTTTCCAGAGTCTCGACAGCTTTGGAGttggaagaaaataaaatattatacttGGATACTTAGATTTAagcatttttgaccagaaagctgcaaatttacctggTTTACTAGCTGCCATAAAAAGGACTAAGAACAGTAGATAAATAAAACAcgatgtacacagtttagtgcCGAAAAGTGGATTTAgcgtttagttccactttaatgaTCCAAGTTGTTGGCTAGTACCTAGTTTGGTTGTGGGAACTTGCAGTAGAACTTTGTTTGTCAGAAACTGGGAAACACATCATGGTTCCTCCCTATCCTCCCTACAAGCCCCAACCATGTTCCTCCTGATGAACTATGAATTCTCCCATTGTCCCACAAGCCTATTACATTTGAAGACTGGACTTGGAAGGAAAATAACCACTCTTAATTAATAAGGCCCTCGGCCATTCCTACTTTACACCCCTGTATGACTGAAGGTCATCTGAAGTGACAACAGAACACCCCTGCACAGAAACAGTTTAAGAGCTACCGATACTTCTAATGCACTCACAAAATTAACACTATGCAAGAAAGATAACTTTACTAGGTCATATTCAATTGgctttgagttgtgttttgtttcatccacatgtttaacaaacaaatccctcactgtgtttttaaactccagacaccttcactagaatcatttggatgatttcaaccaaGGAACTGCCAGTCTCACTAGAGGTGAGGTAAAAGGTAGCCGTTTACTTGAAaatagagcattttaagctttggagatgtagacagactaatactaaagtgttactcaaacatgtgtggatgaaacaaaactcaactccaggtatgttttgatgaagtaaaaacatgttaatatgacTTAAATctaaagaatacattttgtttaatacaggacctttaaacagaaGAGAGCAAATCCAAGCGCATGACATCAGGAGCACCGCAGAGACAGTCCACACCCCTCAGTGTTGTGGCTCTGAACCAGAATGCAACATGCTCAAAATGTGGAGGTTTTAAGCTCAGACAGTGAGGCCACATGACAGAGCAGAACTCCATTGTTCACAACAGCTGCTGCTTTGGGTGAGAATCATCCAGTTTGTGTTGAATTTGCACTGGCTTGGAGCATTTCTCAGCGAGTTTAGACATGCAAGACCTATTCAATCTGCTGAATCCTTTAGCACACAGAGCTACATGAGAAGAGAAGCCTCACAAGTCCATGCATGGCAACATTTATGTGAATCATTTGGGCTACCATGGAACCACATTACAGAATGCAGGTATAAACACAATATTATCTTATGtagcttatttattttttcctcatattaaGAAGGTGTCCATAAAAGTTCTATTGTTATCAGCCTACctgaacaactgagggattgcacaaatataaggccacatgctAATAAGTAATACAATAtaaagttgaaaatcacattctggtTCTTCCTGTGAGTTCAGGAGTCTCTCTATAGATCTGAGATgtttgctacctgcttgtctatatggagatacataatagtttaatgccatactgtgggtaTGGTGGTCTATCTTCATGGATCACCattcaccatgttaccttttatcatTCTAAAAATTCTATACTtattgaaaacaatgtattaaaatgttcactttttttttttgatgctgTAAATCCATCCTTTCTTACACACACACGTGCTGATTTagagatttttactggctaactaCCACCAGGGGACACTCTCTAGgagaaaacacaaaagtgagacagacatgGAGAAAAATTAAGTTTGGATTCATTTTACACATCGTACACACCCCctcatatatatacatacatatgaaAAATGGCCACGAGGGAGGAGCATGGTTGACTTAGGTTTGTGGGCTGAACcttgctaaccataaggaaaGTTCCAATAGGGCCCAAAAGAGATTTgttagattactcaaatgtgcatGGATCTAAAATGTCTTCAGGCACATTTTTGAGGAtggaacgttataacatggtagaaagctcccaaaactacattttgcataatttcttatttcttacaaaaacatgaatcctCCATACTGGTATATAGATTGTGCtgtcattacatttttattggccACATATATCCAATGGCCTTACTGTTGACAGCGATCCACTCGTTGAGGTCCTCCCCCTCAGGCAGCATGACGGCCTGCCGCAAGTTGCCACTGCCCAGCGTGGCTTCAGCATGCTTCAGCAGCTCATACTGGTGCGAGCCCTCGGGGATGTTCTTCTTGGGTTTGAAAGTTTTGGATGAGCGACTGCcactacaaacaaacaaagtacAGAAACAACTTGTTACTATCAATTAagagctgtgcaattaatacAGATCCAGAGCTTttgattatatattatataatatgtaCCAAATCTACATTAGGATTTAGATTGGGCTAAATCCAGGTTAAGTGTGAATGCACTCAAAAAAAATTTGATTGATAAATATGAGGGggtaatacattgttttctttgCTTCAATTTAAACTTATACAAATTTGTTCAGAAATATGATTCATTCTATAAGTTCATACATTAGCCTTCAGATGTTAATGGtcatgtaaaaatgttaaatttaaTTGCAATATCAATAAttgaaaactgtattttttttttcaaaattgttaCCATGTAGTAGAAGGGCAAAATTTATCGCAATGGAATTGAAATTTGGCAAATTGCTTTTctgaagtaccataatgtccTTGACAAACAACTTCATCTCCTGtcttattgtgaataaaaactgctaaccctgcagtTCAAATCTATactaaatgttctgaaatgtaataaTTGTATTGATTGACTGTTTCCGTCCTTTCTTCtggacatatttaaaatgtgaactttaaacataAACTGAATTATAAATTCATAgtaatttttccaaaattgtgtAGCCCAATGTtgttttacacatattttattatgtCTTGGAAAACAATACATGTGTAATTACAACAAGACACTGTGGATTATTTACGTAATAATACGGATGATGAACTGATAATAGCAACACAAATGTCGATTTCCCTGCTTTGTCTGTATCCAAGTACCATAAAATAAGGTTATGCCAACAGACTGCGGGTCCAAAGTGTGCTGGGATGTCCTCTGAAACACGGCAAAGTGGCAGTCCAGAGACAACAACAATAGACGTGCAGTTGACCCATATAGATGATGTACCATTGGCTGTCAGTGAGATGAGAGATGCGTCAATTTAAGATAACATCCACGTTTCCATGTCCTTATTTTAGACTGTAAAAACTATTCTGATAAAGAAGTGGTCCCCAAATCATAAGATCCAACCCGATGCGTTGTTGAGTCAAGTTAAAACGCGTTCAGATGAGGCACTGTAAAGCAAGCTATCAAGTTAGCACAAAGTTAATACAGTTAGTTCAAAACCACTAATCGAGACTAAATATACGCCAAAAAACGGAAGATCGTAATTATTTAGGAACATTATTAACTAAATAGATTATAATCAAAAGGGTAAAGTTGATCATCTTCGTGatcgagagagagacagcagtAAGTAACTTCCCCTGCCGTGAACCGCAGCTAACTTTAACCCAAAGAGATGTTTAAGGATATGTACTTACAAAAGGAAGCTCATCTCTGCAGATCGTTCTCCGAAGTCCTTGTAAATGAGAATAAACTACCGCtgggttaaaataaaacaaaaacaaaaaatctggtTTAGTGTAGCAGAAGAGAGATCTGACGCGTTGCGTGCGTTTGTGACGCTAGGCTAACTTTGCACTCTTCCTCTATCTGCACGTCCGGGGTTGCCAGATCCTGAGACTGAAATAAGGAGGAAGTCCGAACAAACCCAAGGTCTTTAAAGTTCCTATACAATTGACTCATGtcagcttttagtcatgttagaatTCTGCtaacttctcaaaaacatacttggagtcgttttgtttgttttgtttcattcacacataatttTATGATTTACTAAGCTATTTTAGTCTCAATTAAGGCTTAccttttttgttcattattctactttttgttcagtcgagattgCCACAGAAAGTCTTTAATATCTGCTGGTGCCCTGGGGAGTGAAGAGGTTTCAACAAggttaaaacaatagctgtaaatTCAAAGATGGCAaaaatgtgtatggagtttaaaaacacagaggagctttcctgttttaccatacaacatcacaaggtggaacaggctgttttcagtttgagaaaagaacacagcctaaatatgcaagatttgaatgtgtgaatgaattatatttgtgatgaggaaacaacatcataacatagatcaaaactTTGCgtgatacaggccctttaatacaTTCAGGTAAAAGTGGAAATATTAAACCCCCCATAGCAACAACTTTCAGATCTGAAATTGTATGCATTGTGTAAGGGAATGATTTGTATGGCAAAAGactaaacaatttaaaacatttacgtAGGAACAGCAAtgcaaaacactgaataaaaaaataaactgtaaaaagttAATCTGTCATCTTAAGCAACTACTCAAGAAAACTATTAAAACTAAATGTGATGCAAAAAAGCGGACCTGGCAACAATTTTACCTGCACATGCGCACACTGTTTACACTGAAAGTGAAAATAGTCACTGGGGGGCGGTTTTGAGTTGTAATCAAACAGTGCGACGGCCTACGCACCTGTTACTAACTTCCCttatttgtcatttaaaattgtgacgtaagtgtaaaaaaaaaattcgaAATTATGCATATAAAattatatactgtatatctTCATGAATACCTCAGTATCCTCACTACCACtttttttgaactttgaaccaaGTAGAATAATATAGTTTATACCAGCTTAATTCTAAATTCTAAGTTTTTCCCTTTCTCAGTATGTGGACAggtcatgcctcatgtgaaagctcagaacctctagGCCTTCACTCACTGAGCAGCAGAAACTGCACTAGTtctgataagataagatatgcctttattagtcccacagtggggaaattccagtacaGTAAAATTAATGATTAATTATCATtaatgattaatgattggctgcaggtgctggagtttaggtggTGACTATTTAGAtgagagagaggcattttaggttaaaccaactggatttcaacactgaaactggcaaccaaaatgagagactcatgtgaaacTCATTGTGCTTTCTGATTGGGTGATTGtcttaagaaccaaaacaacaaataaatgggacactgtgtttaatgtttttgtaattgagtacaaatcagcattagaattgttatcaataaaagctatatttgaaatgtgaaatttgaacatgtctatcATATATCTGGGGGACACAGATGgctcatgtttatgaaatttaaaatcaaagtcTTACATATGGTTCTTTTAATAATAgtttatcttgttttttgattgcaagtttttattttgctactgtTGCAACATAGCAGCGGTTTATCTTACCCACCCATGGTCCCACGGTGCTTCCTGTGTGACCCTGTGGATGATAGCTGACTGCCAGGACTTATACTGTTACAgttcatatttatatcaccTCTCTTCAGACTTTAAAGGAAACTGATGTTAGTAAATAAAAGTGATCCTCATCGGGTTCAGATCCGGTGCCATGAGCTGGACTTTTATCAAGACTGCAGTCAAAACAGTCAGGCAATGTACAAATGTGGAATGAgtaagaaaacaacaacaaatttcTTCAACAGACTTCATTCTCCAATAATACAAATTAGTCTCTCAATCAATTAGGTCTAagtattatataaaatgtttatatgcAACTTATTACTTATAACATATATATGATGGAAATTATTGCCAGGGGTGGAAAGTATCcaattacaaatactcacgttactgtaactgagcagattttTGGGGTAATTGTAATTTTTAGAGTACATTTTTAGAGCACATTATTAAAcctgtacttctacttgtaaGCTAGTATAATTGTATTTGTAATTGAGTATa encodes:
- the mob1a gene encoding MOB kinase activator 1A, whose protein sequence is MSFLFGSRSSKTFKPKKNIPEGSHQYELLKHAEATLGSGNLRQAVMLPEGEDLNEWIAVNTVDFFNQINMLYGTITEFCTETTCSVMSAGPRYEYHWADGTNIKKPIKCSAPKYIDYLMTWVQDQLDDETLFPSKIGVPFPKNFMSVAKTILKRLFRVYAHIYHQHFDSVMQLQEEAHLNTSFKHFIFFVQEFNLIDRRELAPLQDLIEKLGSKDR